The Parabacteroides sp. AD58 genome includes a window with the following:
- the ribD gene encoding bifunctional diaminohydroxyphosphoribosylaminopyrimidine deaminase/5-amino-6-(5-phosphoribosylamino)uracil reductase RibD, protein MMHVEEKFMARCLELARHGAGRTAPNPMVGAVVVHNGVIVGEGYHRCCGEAHAEVNAIASVRDEAVLRDSTIYVSLEPCSHCGKTPPCAELIIRKGIPRVVVGCMDPFPEVSGRGVRMLRDAGIEVVTGVLEEECRALNEVFMTFQTEKRPFVTLKWAESADGFLDRLRESADVPPVVFSNPITSARVHKLRAESAAILVGTRTALLDNPSLTVRRWGGKSPVRLVIDREGKIPATYHLLDNSVPTLVFTTMRKEKIGQTEFIPLDFRISIVHQILQCLFERQLNSLMVEGGSIVLQQFLDSGYWDQAIVEQSPLVLETGVKAPVFPFGQQSFESFGGHVFRHYIHHRE, encoded by the coding sequence ATCATGCATGTAGAAGAAAAATTTATGGCCCGTTGTCTGGAACTGGCACGCCACGGAGCAGGACGTACGGCTCCTAATCCTATGGTTGGTGCTGTTGTGGTGCATAACGGAGTCATTGTGGGTGAGGGCTATCACCGGTGTTGTGGAGAAGCCCATGCGGAGGTGAATGCGATTGCTTCGGTTCGAGATGAGGCAGTCTTGCGTGATTCTACCATTTATGTCAGTTTGGAACCCTGTTCCCATTGTGGAAAAACACCTCCTTGCGCAGAATTGATAATCCGTAAAGGAATTCCCCGTGTGGTGGTCGGATGTATGGATCCATTTCCGGAAGTATCGGGTAGAGGCGTCCGTATGTTGAGAGATGCCGGTATCGAAGTTGTGACTGGAGTTCTGGAAGAAGAATGTCGTGCTTTGAATGAGGTCTTTATGACTTTTCAGACAGAAAAACGTCCTTTTGTCACACTGAAATGGGCCGAGAGTGCCGATGGTTTTTTGGATCGGTTGCGAGAATCAGCAGATGTTCCACCGGTCGTGTTTTCTAATCCGATAACATCCGCACGAGTTCATAAGCTGCGTGCTGAATCTGCTGCTATTTTAGTTGGAACGCGTACAGCACTTTTGGATAATCCTTCTTTAACCGTTCGTCGTTGGGGTGGTAAATCTCCCGTGCGTTTAGTGATTGATCGGGAGGGAAAAATTCCGGCGACCTATCATTTGCTGGATAATTCTGTTCCTACACTTGTCTTTACAACAATGAGAAAGGAGAAAATCGGACAGACAGAATTCATTCCATTGGATTTCCGAATCTCCATTGTGCATCAGATCCTTCAATGTTTATTTGAACGTCAGTTGAATTCATTAATGGTAGAAGGTGGATCTATTGTGTTGCAACAGTTCCTCGATTCCGGTTATTGGGATCAAGCTATTGTAGAGCAGTCTCCGTTAGTCTTAGAAACAGGGGTGAAAGCACCGGTCTTCCCTTTTGGGCAACAGAGTTTTGAGTCTTTTGGAGGACATGTTTTCCGACATTATATACACCATCGGGAATAA
- a CDS encoding acyltransferase family protein, translating into MERQTLPKRLESLDALRGLDLFFLVAFGPLIRSLIRAADVPWLNSCAWLFKHQFWTGFSPWDLIMPLFLFMSGITIPFAYSRYKTNPDKKPLVRRLVKRVLLLWLFGMIVQGNLRALDPDHIYFYTNTLQTIAVGYLVSALLYLYTSRRTQIIVSFVLLLLYWAAMQFIKVGSYGGGDYTPDGNLCEWIDRTVMGRFRDSAEVKDGVVVFAEGYYYTWILSSLNFVVTVMSGMFAGYIAKSHELAEKKKVQLFLGIGIALVVLGWAWNEILPVIKTIWTSSMVFVSSGYCFLLMGLFYYWIDYKGHHKHLTWLKVYGMNSIVAYMLAETIHFNCIGESLLFGFEQYLGTYYSFLIVFSEAAVVFFILWVMYKQRIFLKV; encoded by the coding sequence ATGGAAAGACAAACATTGCCTAAACGGTTGGAGTCGCTGGATGCACTTCGTGGCTTGGATTTATTTTTTCTGGTGGCTTTCGGGCCGTTAATCCGTTCTTTGATCCGGGCTGCCGATGTTCCCTGGTTAAATTCTTGTGCCTGGTTGTTCAAACATCAGTTCTGGACGGGCTTTTCTCCTTGGGATCTGATTATGCCCTTGTTCCTTTTTATGTCGGGTATTACCATACCGTTTGCTTATTCCCGGTATAAAACCAACCCAGATAAAAAGCCGCTGGTTCGGCGTTTGGTAAAACGCGTGTTGTTGCTTTGGCTTTTCGGAATGATTGTACAAGGAAACTTGCGGGCATTGGATCCAGATCATATTTACTTTTATACGAATACGCTGCAGACAATCGCTGTCGGTTATCTGGTGTCTGCTCTTCTTTATTTATATACTTCCCGGCGTACCCAGATTATTGTCTCTTTTGTCTTATTGCTGCTTTATTGGGCCGCTATGCAATTTATTAAAGTCGGTTCTTATGGAGGTGGTGATTATACGCCTGATGGTAATTTATGTGAGTGGATTGACCGGACTGTCATGGGGCGGTTTCGTGATTCTGCAGAAGTAAAAGACGGAGTTGTCGTCTTTGCAGAAGGGTATTATTATACTTGGATTTTAAGCAGTTTGAATTTTGTTGTGACGGTAATGTCTGGAATGTTTGCCGGGTATATAGCCAAGAGTCATGAGCTGGCAGAAAAGAAAAAGGTACAGCTATTCTTAGGTATTGGAATTGCCTTGGTTGTACTGGGCTGGGCATGGAACGAAATTCTTCCGGTGATCAAAACAATCTGGACGAGTTCGATGGTATTTGTCAGTAGCGGTTATTGCTTCTTGCTGATGGGCCTATTCTACTATTGGATTGACTATAAAGGTCATCATAAACATCTGACCTGGCTGAAAGTCTATGGAATGAATTCGATTGTAGCTTATATGCTGGCCGAAACGATTCATTTCAACTGTATCGGCGAGTCGTTGTTGTTCGGTTTTGAACAATATTTGGGGACATATTATTCCTTTTTAATCGTCTTTAGCGAAGCCGCCGTTGTCTTTTTTATCCTGTGGGTGATGTATAAGCAGCGGATATTTTTAAAGGTATAG
- the asnA gene encoding aspartate--ammonia ligase, with protein MSYLIKPAKYKAILNLPQTEMGIKAIKEFFQQNLSSELRLRRVTAPLFVLKGMGINDDLNGVERAVTFPIKDLGDAKAEIVHSLAKWKRLTLADYHIEEGYGIYTDMNAIRSDEELGNMHSLYVDQWDWERVMKPEERNIDFLKEIVERIYAALVRTEYLVYEMFSEIKPVLPQKIHFIYAEDLLQKYPTFTPKEREDAITKEYGAVFIIGIGSKLSNGEKHDGRAPDYDDWSTVLPDGHVGLNGDLLVWDNVLNRALELSSMGIRVNKEALLRQLELTGTEDRKHLFFHQRLLNGELPQSIGGGIGQSRLCMFYLRKAHIGEIQASIWPEDMRREAREAGINLI; from the coding sequence ATGAGTTATTTAATCAAACCGGCAAAATATAAGGCAATATTAAATTTGCCTCAGACGGAAATGGGGATTAAGGCGATTAAAGAGTTTTTTCAGCAAAACCTGTCCTCAGAACTGCGTCTGCGTCGTGTAACAGCGCCGTTATTCGTACTGAAAGGCATGGGTATTAACGACGACCTGAATGGTGTCGAAAGGGCTGTTACCTTTCCTATTAAAGATTTAGGAGATGCTAAAGCGGAAATCGTTCATTCATTGGCTAAGTGGAAACGACTGACTTTAGCTGATTATCACATCGAAGAAGGTTATGGCATTTATACGGATATGAATGCTATCCGCTCGGATGAAGAGTTAGGCAACATGCATTCTCTCTATGTCGATCAATGGGATTGGGAACGTGTGATGAAACCCGAAGAACGCAACATTGATTTCCTAAAAGAAATCGTAGAACGTATCTATGCGGCTCTCGTCCGTACGGAATATCTCGTTTATGAGATGTTTTCTGAAATCAAACCGGTACTACCTCAGAAAATTCATTTCATCTATGCCGAGGATCTTTTGCAAAAATATCCTACCTTTACGCCTAAAGAACGTGAAGATGCCATTACCAAGGAATATGGTGCTGTATTTATCATCGGTATCGGATCTAAATTGAGTAATGGGGAAAAGCACGACGGACGTGCTCCGGACTATGATGACTGGTCGACGGTTTTACCGGACGGTCATGTCGGACTGAATGGAGACTTGCTGGTATGGGACAATGTATTGAACCGTGCCCTCGAACTTTCTTCAATGGGAATTCGTGTGAATAAGGAAGCTCTGCTCCGGCAATTGGAACTGACCGGAACAGAAGACCGCAAGCATCTGTTCTTCCATCAGCGTCTGCTCAACGGAGAATTACCGCAAAGTATCGGCGGCGGTATCGGACAAAGCCGGCTTTGTATGTTTTATCTCCGCAAAGCGCATATCGGAGAAATCCAGGCAAGCATCTGGCCTGAAGACATGCGCCGGGAAGCACGTGAAGCAGGTATTAACTTAATATGA
- the ung gene encoding uracil-DNA glycosylase, with protein MDVKIEQSWKEQLADEFEKPYFKTLTDFVRQEYKTTQVYPPGPYIFNAFQHCPFDKVKVVILGQDPYHEPGQAHGLCFSVQDGVPYPPSLVNIFKEIESDLGKPMPTSGNLLRWADQGVLLLNATLTVRAHQAGSHQNKGWETFTDAVIHKLAESRNHLVYILWGSYAQKKGAFIDSSRNLVLKSAHPSPLSAYRGFFGNKHFSKANDYLIATGQEPIDW; from the coding sequence ATGGATGTAAAGATTGAACAAAGCTGGAAAGAACAATTGGCTGACGAATTTGAGAAGCCTTATTTCAAGACATTGACTGATTTCGTACGGCAAGAGTATAAAACAACGCAGGTTTATCCGCCCGGACCGTATATCTTCAATGCCTTTCAACATTGTCCGTTTGATAAAGTAAAAGTAGTCATTCTCGGACAGGATCCTTATCATGAACCCGGACAGGCACACGGTCTCTGCTTTTCTGTACAAGACGGTGTTCCTTACCCGCCTTCCTTAGTCAATATATTCAAAGAAATAGAAAGCGATTTGGGTAAACCCATGCCGACCAGTGGCAATTTGCTCCGATGGGCCGACCAGGGCGTATTATTACTCAACGCCACACTTACCGTGAGAGCTCACCAAGCGGGATCACATCAGAACAAAGGCTGGGAAACTTTTACCGACGCTGTCATTCATAAACTAGCAGAATCTCGGAATCATTTGGTTTATATTCTGTGGGGTTCGTATGCCCAAAAGAAAGGAGCCTTCATCGACAGCAGCCGCAATCTTGTCTTGAAATCAGCACATCCGTCACCGCTTTCAGCCTATCGTGGCTTCTTTGGAAACAAGCATTTCAGTAAGGCCAACGACTACCTGATTGCGACCGGACAAGAACCGATTGACTGGTAA